One region of Zootoca vivipara chromosome 7, rZooViv1.1, whole genome shotgun sequence genomic DNA includes:
- the LOC118089055 gene encoding bile acid receptor-like isoform X1 has protein sequence MKQWELEQTMANTFVTIPDGYCLSDPIQYYDAFPEHISYPLQDLDFQAAPYCQYSTIQFPAALQTPSPQTQYSTYNLDSQYSDGQYIISNCELSKPTCMGAQNDGGGYLGQKRPRLSHSALRIKGQEELCVVCGDKASGYHYNALTCEGCKGFFRRSITKNAIYRCKNGGHCEMDMYMRRKCQECRLKKCKAVGMLAECLLTEVQCKSKRLRKKSSFLCSIKMEVEGVDNKHVSSTTKPLKVQERMELTPGEHQLIDHILAAHQKCTIPLEEAKKFLQETANPEENFLHLSETAMVHVQVLVDFTKRLPGFESLASDDQIALLKGSTIETMFLRSAQIYNEQGIECQSSFHESQVKFSANAVCAQDKSTYLGLSHTEESPTSTTTTGITEEFITALFYFYRSMGELNVTEREYALLVATTVFFSDRPLLKNKQHVEKLQEPFLGILYKYSKIYHPEEPQHFARLIGRLTELRTLNHNHSEVLITWRTRDPKRIPVLCEIWDLH, from the exons ATGAAGCAGTGGGAGCTAGAGCAGACCATGGCAAATACCTTTGTGACAATACCTGATGGGTACTGCCTTAGTGATCCAATCCAGTATTATG ATGCCTTCCCAGAACACATCAGTTATCCACTGCAAGATCTTGACTTCCAAGCTGCTCCTTATTGTCAGTATTCAACCATTCAGTTTCCTGCAGCATTACAGACTCCATCTCCCCAAACACAGTACAGCACATACAACTTGGATTCTCAATACAGTGATGGGCAATACATCATCAGCAATTGTGAACTCAGTAAGCCCACCTGCATGGGTGcccagaatgatgggggaggataTCTTGGACAGAAAAGACCCAGGCTTAGTCACTCTGCCTTGCGAATAAAGGGACAGGAAGAGCTCTGTGTAGTTTGTGGGGACAAGGCTTCAGGATATCATTACAACGCACTCACCTGTGAAGGCTGCAAAG GATTTTTTCGACGTAGCATCACCAAAAACGCCATCTACAGATGCAAGAATGGTGGCCACTGTGAAATGGATATGTATATGAGGAGGAAGTGTCAGGAGTGTCGCCTAAAGAAATGTAAAGCTGTGGGAATGCTGGCTGAAT GTCTACTAACAGAAGTCCAGTGTAAATCAAAGCGCCTCCGAAAGAAGAGTAGCTTCCTTTGTAGCATCAAAATGGAAGTTGAAGGAGTGGACAACAAGCATGTATCCTCTACAACAAAACCTTTAAAA GTGCAGGAGCGAATGGAACTGACTCCTGGAGAACATCAGCTCATTGACCATATTTTGGCTGCCCATCAAAAATGCACAATTCCCTTGGAGGAAGCAAAGAAGTTT TTGCAGGAGACTGCCAACCCTGAAGAGAATTTCCTACATCTTTCAGAAACAGCTATGGTTCATGTCCAGGTACTAGTGGATTTTACAAAAAGACTTCCAG GGTTCGAAAGTTTAGCCAGTGATGATCAGATTGCATTGCTGAAAGGCTCCACAATTGAAACAATGTTTTTACGTTCTGCCCAGATATACAATGAACAAGGGATTGAATGCCAGTCATCATTCCATGAAA GTCAAGTAAAATTTTCTGCCAATGCTGTATGTGCTCAAGATAAAAGTACTTACTTAGGACTGTCTCATACTGAAGAAAGCCCAACATCAACAACTACAACAG gTATCACTGAGGAGTTTATCACTGCACTATTTTATTTCTACAGGAGCATGGGAGAACTCAATGTGACAGAGAGAGAGTATGCATTGCTTGTTGCAActactgtgtttttttcag ATCGTCCActcctaaaaaacaaacaacatgtGGAGAAACTCCAGGAACCCTTCTTAGGAATTCTGTACAAGTATTCAAAGATATATCACCCTGAAGAACCACAACATTTTG
- the LOC118089055 gene encoding bile acid receptor-like isoform X2, whose protein sequence is MKQWELEQTMANTFVTIPDGYCLSDPIQYYDAFPEHISYPLQDLDFQAAPYCQYSTIQFPAALQTPSPQTQYSTYNLDSQYSDGQYIISNCELSKPTCMGAQNDGGGYLGQKRPRLSHSALRIKGQEELCVVCGDKASGYHYNALTCEGCKGFFRRSITKNAIYRCKNGGHCEMDMYMRRKCQECRLKKCKAVGMLAECLLTEVQCKSKRLRKKSSFLCSIKMEVEGVDNKHVSSTTKPLKVQERMELTPGEHQLIDHILAAHQKCTIPLEEAKKFLQETANPEENFLHLSETAMVHVQVLVDFTKRLPGFESLASDDQIALLKGSTIETMFLRSAQIYNEQGIECQSSFHESQVKFSANAVCAQDKSTYLGLSHTEESPTSTTTTGAWENSM, encoded by the exons ATGAAGCAGTGGGAGCTAGAGCAGACCATGGCAAATACCTTTGTGACAATACCTGATGGGTACTGCCTTAGTGATCCAATCCAGTATTATG ATGCCTTCCCAGAACACATCAGTTATCCACTGCAAGATCTTGACTTCCAAGCTGCTCCTTATTGTCAGTATTCAACCATTCAGTTTCCTGCAGCATTACAGACTCCATCTCCCCAAACACAGTACAGCACATACAACTTGGATTCTCAATACAGTGATGGGCAATACATCATCAGCAATTGTGAACTCAGTAAGCCCACCTGCATGGGTGcccagaatgatgggggaggataTCTTGGACAGAAAAGACCCAGGCTTAGTCACTCTGCCTTGCGAATAAAGGGACAGGAAGAGCTCTGTGTAGTTTGTGGGGACAAGGCTTCAGGATATCATTACAACGCACTCACCTGTGAAGGCTGCAAAG GATTTTTTCGACGTAGCATCACCAAAAACGCCATCTACAGATGCAAGAATGGTGGCCACTGTGAAATGGATATGTATATGAGGAGGAAGTGTCAGGAGTGTCGCCTAAAGAAATGTAAAGCTGTGGGAATGCTGGCTGAAT GTCTACTAACAGAAGTCCAGTGTAAATCAAAGCGCCTCCGAAAGAAGAGTAGCTTCCTTTGTAGCATCAAAATGGAAGTTGAAGGAGTGGACAACAAGCATGTATCCTCTACAACAAAACCTTTAAAA GTGCAGGAGCGAATGGAACTGACTCCTGGAGAACATCAGCTCATTGACCATATTTTGGCTGCCCATCAAAAATGCACAATTCCCTTGGAGGAAGCAAAGAAGTTT TTGCAGGAGACTGCCAACCCTGAAGAGAATTTCCTACATCTTTCAGAAACAGCTATGGTTCATGTCCAGGTACTAGTGGATTTTACAAAAAGACTTCCAG GGTTCGAAAGTTTAGCCAGTGATGATCAGATTGCATTGCTGAAAGGCTCCACAATTGAAACAATGTTTTTACGTTCTGCCCAGATATACAATGAACAAGGGATTGAATGCCAGTCATCATTCCATGAAA GTCAAGTAAAATTTTCTGCCAATGCTGTATGTGCTCAAGATAAAAGTACTTACTTAGGACTGTCTCATACTGAAGAAAGCCCAACATCAACAACTACAACAG GAGCATGGGAGAACTCAATGTGA